In a genomic window of Mercenaria mercenaria strain notata chromosome 19, MADL_Memer_1, whole genome shotgun sequence:
- the LOC123542385 gene encoding corticotropin-releasing factor-binding protein-like isoform X1: MKSFAAVLLCAVHTVLITAHPALPVQKTDISLLRRQTRSVDGNIGCIHMESFPGELQYVSDGTEEVCGLYLIGQPDQIVEVGFLDFNVNCETGGVLALFDGWELQGELFPGVNDHALTLAERYTMFCGEKKPEAIFMSSQNVALIQFKIPNPGEGFKVFVNFKKNPQPCNAVAMFEMGTLTMKNYGLRRNCTTSIIYPEQISMINVDVGVTSATKPIEAEIGLTDKQCMNYGGGDYIQVMNGNGLDPSTMATKGVLCGMDSNSEANAKFVLHCQHSVVRMVSSGEFHNTVTFQYAPPKEEELNASDMC; encoded by the exons AAAACAGACATAAGTTTATTACGGCGACAAACAAGATCCGTTGATGGAAATATAG gttGTATACATATGGAAAGCTTTCCGGGCGAGCTACAGTACGTGTCGGATGGGACGGAGGAAGTATGCGGGTTATATCTGATAGGTCAACCAGACCAAATTGTAGAAGTAGGCTTTCTAGATTTCAACGTCAATTGTGAAACCGGGGGAGTATTAGCT ttatttgaCGGCTGGGAACTTCAAGGGGAGCTGTTTCCCGGCGTGAACGACCACGCCCTTACATTGGCCGAGAGATACACAATGTTCTGTGGTGAAAAGAAGCCAGAGGCTATATTCATGTCTTCACAAAACGTAGCcttaatacaatttaaaatcCCAAACCCTGGGGAAGGTTTCAAAGTGtttgtaaactttaaaaagaaCCCGCAAC CCTGCAACGCTGTAGCCATGTTTGAAATGGGAACATTAACCATGAAAAATTACGGCTTGCGTCGGAACTGCACGACCTCAATAATTTATCCTGAACAGATAAGCATGATTAATGTTGACGTTGGTGTCACCTCAGCAACCAAACCTATAGAAGCAGAAATTGGTCTCACTGACAAG CAGTGCATGAACTACGGTGGTGGAGATTATATACAAGTAATGAACGGAAACGGCCTTGACCCTTCTACCATGGCAACAAAAGGTGTTCTTTGTGGAATGGACTCAAATAGTG AGGCAAATGCCAAGTTTGTTCTCCATTGCCAACACTCAGTGGTGCGAATGGTGTCAAGTGGAGAATTCCATAACACAGTGACATTCCAGTATGCTCCTCCAAAAGAAGAGGAATTGAACGCTTCTGATATGTGCTAG
- the LOC123542385 gene encoding corticotropin-releasing factor-binding protein-like isoform X2, translating into MKSFAAVLLCAVHTVLITAHPALPVQKTDISLLRRQTRSVDGNIGCIHMESFPGELQYVSDGTEEVCGLYLIGQPDQIVEVGFLDFNVNCETGGVLALFDGWELQGELFPGVNDHALTLAERYTMFCGEKKPEAIFMSSQNVALIQFKIPNPGEGFKVFVNFKKNPQPCNAVAMFEMGTLTMKNYGLRRNCTTSIIYPEQISMINVDVGVTSATKPIEAEIGLTDKCMNYGGGDYIQVMNGNGLDPSTMATKGVLCGMDSNSEANAKFVLHCQHSVVRMVSSGEFHNTVTFQYAPPKEEELNASDMC; encoded by the exons AAAACAGACATAAGTTTATTACGGCGACAAACAAGATCCGTTGATGGAAATATAG gttGTATACATATGGAAAGCTTTCCGGGCGAGCTACAGTACGTGTCGGATGGGACGGAGGAAGTATGCGGGTTATATCTGATAGGTCAACCAGACCAAATTGTAGAAGTAGGCTTTCTAGATTTCAACGTCAATTGTGAAACCGGGGGAGTATTAGCT ttatttgaCGGCTGGGAACTTCAAGGGGAGCTGTTTCCCGGCGTGAACGACCACGCCCTTACATTGGCCGAGAGATACACAATGTTCTGTGGTGAAAAGAAGCCAGAGGCTATATTCATGTCTTCACAAAACGTAGCcttaatacaatttaaaatcCCAAACCCTGGGGAAGGTTTCAAAGTGtttgtaaactttaaaaagaaCCCGCAAC CCTGCAACGCTGTAGCCATGTTTGAAATGGGAACATTAACCATGAAAAATTACGGCTTGCGTCGGAACTGCACGACCTCAATAATTTATCCTGAACAGATAAGCATGATTAATGTTGACGTTGGTGTCACCTCAGCAACCAAACCTATAGAAGCAGAAATTGGTCTCACTGACAAG TGCATGAACTACGGTGGTGGAGATTATATACAAGTAATGAACGGAAACGGCCTTGACCCTTCTACCATGGCAACAAAAGGTGTTCTTTGTGGAATGGACTCAAATAGTG AGGCAAATGCCAAGTTTGTTCTCCATTGCCAACACTCAGTGGTGCGAATGGTGTCAAGTGGAGAATTCCATAACACAGTGACATTCCAGTATGCTCCTCCAAAAGAAGAGGAATTGAACGCTTCTGATATGTGCTAG